One segment of Macrotis lagotis isolate mMagLag1 chromosome 1, bilby.v1.9.chrom.fasta, whole genome shotgun sequence DNA contains the following:
- the LOC141504708 gene encoding small ribosomal subunit protein uS8-like: MNVLVDALKSINSVEKRGKHQVLIRPCSEVIVRFLTVMMKHGYIGEFEIIDDHRAGKIVVNLMGRLNKYGVISPRFDVQLKHLEKWQNNLLPSHQFGFILLTTSAGIMDHEEARRKHTGGKILGFFF, encoded by the coding sequence ATGAATGTCCTGGTAGATGCTCTCAAAAGCATCAACAGTGTAGAAAAGCGAGGAAAACACCAGGTTCTCATTAGGCCATGCTCTGAAGTAATCGTCCGGTTCTTAACTGTGATGATGAAGCATGGCTACATTGGCGAATTTGAGATCATTGATGATCATAGAGCAGGAAAAATTGTTGTGAACCTCATGGGCAGATTAAACAAGTATGGCGTAATCAGCCCCAGATTTGATGTTCAATTGAAACATCTGGAAAAGTGGCAGAATAATCTGCTACCATCCCATCAGTTTGGGTTCATTCTGCTTACAACCTCAGCTGGCATCATGGACCATGAGGAAGCAAGACGAAAACACACAGGAGGAAAAATCCTGGGATTCTTTTTCTAA